TGTCCGACGAACCGTTTGGCGTCGAAGCTCTCGGAGAGGAAGTCGGTCAGGGCCTCGGCCGTGTCGCGCGATTCCGTGAAGATGATCACGCGCTCGCCGCCCTCGAGCCCCAGCGTCTCGGCGAGGAGCATCCGCGTCTTGCGGTACTTGGGGTGGAGTTCGTCGAAGTTCTCGGCCTTCCGCATCGCCTCGCGGACCCGCGGATCCGAGACCATTCGCTGGCTGGCCTTCGACGCACCCGACGAGCGGGCCTGGTTGCGCTGGCGATCGAAGTACCGCCGCAGGGCCTCGACGCTCTGGGTCTCGACCAGGGTGACCGCCTGCCGGAGTTTCATCACCTCCGCGTGGACGGACATTCCCTTGAACCCTTCCGACTGATCGTTGTTGATCAGCTCCTGGAGTTCCGCGCGCATCCGGTTCAGGTCCTTCTGGGACTGGTCGGGTTGGGTCGACGACGCGACGCCGAGTTCCTTGAGCTTCCCGAGGCGGTCTTTGATCACCTCGTTCAGCGCGTCGCGGATCTCGAGCACCTCGTCGGGGAGGTCGATCCGCTTCCACTCGACCTCGGTGTCGTGGGTGAACTCGGCGACGTCGGCGTCCTCCTCGGTCATCACCTCGACCTCCTGGAGACCGAGGTTCTCGCAGACCTCGAGGATGGCCTCCTCGTCGCCGCCCGGCGACGCCGACATTCCGGTGACGAGCGGCTCCCGGGCGTCGGCGTGGTAGCGCTCGGCGATGTAGTTGTACGCGTAGTCGCCGGTCGCGCGGTGGCACTCGTCGAAGGTGCAGTGGGTAACGTCGGCGAGCGAAATCCGACTGCCGACGAGATCGTTCTCGATCACCTGGGGGGTGGCCATCACGATCGTCGCCTCCTTCCATAGTTCGGCGCGGTCGTCCGGGCTGACGTCGCCGGTGAAGACGACGATCTCGTCGTCGGGAACCTTGAGCGCTTCCCGGTAGAACTCCGCGTGTTGCTGGACGAGGGGCTTCGTCGGGGCCAGCATGAGCGACGTCCCGCCGACCTCCTCGAGTCGCCGCGCGGTGACGAGCAGACTCACCGTCGTCTTGCCCAGCCCCGTCGGGAGACAGACGAGCGTGTGGTGGTTCGCGGCCGTCCCGGCGAGTTTCAGCTGGTAGAGCCTGCGCTCGAGGAAGTTCGGCTCGAGCAGGGGGTGATCGATAGTCGGCTGGCCGCCGTCCTCGTCCGTCGCTGCCATTGTCGGGCGTTCACCCTCGCTGCGAATAAGGGTTCTCGTACCGCGGTGAAAGTGGTACGGTCCGTCTGAACGACCGGGAGAGTAGAGAGTTCGGCTCGCTGGCCGCTGATATAAACGCCCACGCCTCCTGCGAACGGTATGGAAACCCGGACTTCGACTCGACGACTCCCCGACGGCGAGTCGATACTCGCCGCGATCGGGTTCGTCGTCCTCGTCAACGTCGTCGGCAGCGTCCCCGGCGTTCTCTCCTCGCCCGACACGGCCTGGTTCGGGAGTCTCGAGAAGCCGTGGTTCTACCCGCCCGATATCGCGTTTCCCATCGCCTGGACCCTGCTGTTCACGCTGATAGGGATCGCGCTCTGGCTGGTCTGGCGAAGCGACGCCGACGGTCGGCGACTCGCACTGGGGCTGTTCGTCGCACAGATGGCGT
This DNA window, taken from Natronococcus sp. CG52, encodes the following:
- a CDS encoding DEAD/DEAH box helicase produces the protein MAATDEDGGQPTIDHPLLEPNFLERRLYQLKLAGTAANHHTLVCLPTGLGKTTVSLLVTARRLEEVGGTSLMLAPTKPLVQQHAEFYREALKVPDDEIVVFTGDVSPDDRAELWKEATIVMATPQVIENDLVGSRISLADVTHCTFDECHRATGDYAYNYIAERYHADAREPLVTGMSASPGGDEEAILEVCENLGLQEVEVMTEEDADVAEFTHDTEVEWKRIDLPDEVLEIRDALNEVIKDRLGKLKELGVASSTQPDQSQKDLNRMRAELQELINNDQSEGFKGMSVHAEVMKLRQAVTLVETQSVEALRRYFDRQRNQARSSGASKASQRMVSDPRVREAMRKAENFDELHPKYRKTRMLLAETLGLEGGERVIIFTESRDTAEALTDFLSESFDAKRFVGQGDREGSDGMTQNQQQEVLDAFRAGEFEVLVSTSVAEEGLDVPEVDLVLFYEPVPTAIRSIQRKGRTGRQSEGRVVVLMAEDTRDEAYFWISQRREKEMESELRELKGIADDLEDELDAAQQSLAAFDTGEKVDGKDEKSQAEGGGSSGNEGVSDQPGLQKFGEENSESSTSDEVVETHEPHAEGDTVEVVADQREMDANIARELSRRDEYEVRLETLDVGDYVLSDRVVVERKSVADFVDSLVGGERSVFEQVGAMGRHYARPIVIVEGEGLYEQRDVHPNAVRGALSSLAVDFGASVLRTESEADTTDLLAVIAGREQETADREVSVHGEKQAKTLAEQQEYVVSSIAEIGPVTARSLLSEFGTVEAVMIAAEEELMEAEGVGRVTAERIREVIGSEYDE
- a CDS encoding TspO/MBR family protein, with amino-acid sequence METRTSTRRLPDGESILAAIGFVVLVNVVGSVPGVLSSPDTAWFGSLEKPWFYPPDIAFPIAWTLLFTLIGIALWLVWRSDADGRRLALGLFVAQMAFNVAWTPAFFTLEAPLVALGIILALWVLVTATVAAFRRVDRRAAALLLPYLAWVTFATVLNFELWRLNA